A portion of the Trachemys scripta elegans isolate TJP31775 chromosome 11, CAS_Tse_1.0, whole genome shotgun sequence genome contains these proteins:
- the MCM6 gene encoding DNA replication licensing factor MCM6: MDLATGDAGAAHQQLRDEVAEKCQKLFQDFLEEFQNSDGEVKYLHDAEELIRPERNTLIVSFVDLEQFNQQLSTTVQEEFYRVYPYLCRAVKTFARDHGNVPPNKDFYVAFQDLPTRHKIRELTSARIGSLMRISGQVVRTHPVHPELVSGTFLCLDCQTVIKDVEQQFKYTQPNICRNPVCANRRRFLLDTNKSRFVDFQKVRIQETQAELPRGSIPRSVEVILRAEAVESAQAGDKCDFTGSLIVVPDVAQLSTPGVRAETGSRVSGTEGYETEGIRGLRALGVRDLSYKLVFLACYVAPTNPRFGGKELRDEEQTAESIKNQMSVKEWEKVFEMSQDKNLYHNLCTSLFPTVHGNDEVKRGILLMLFGGVPKTTAEGTSLRGDINVCIVGDPSTAKSQFLKHVEEFSPRAVYTSGKASSAAGLTAAVVKDEESHEFVIEAGALMLADNGVCCIDEFDKMDIRDQVAIHEAMEQQTISITKAGVKATLNARTSILAAANPVGGRYDRSKSLKQNINLSAPIMSRFDLFFILVDECNEVTDYAIARRIVDLHSRIEESVDRVYSLDDIRRYLLFARQFKPKISKESEDFIVEQYKRLRQRDGSGVTKSSWRITVRQLESMIRLSEAMARMHCCDEVHPKHVKEAFRLLNKSIIRVETPDVNLDQEDEQQMEDQEAEDGVNGGADAPAGVNGLVNGISDHSEDTNKDAAPKASLKLGFSEYRRISNLIVLHLRKAEEEEDDSSLKKSDLINWYLKEIESEIESEEELINRKKIIERVIHRLTHYDHILIELTHTGLKGSAEGESFDEDPYLVVNPNYQLED; the protein is encoded by the exons ATGGACTTAGCGACCGGGGATGCGGGGGCCGCGCACCAGCAGCTCCGCGATGAGGTGGCGGAGAAGTGCCAGAAGCTGTTCCAGGACTTCCTGGAGGA ATTCCAGAACAGTGATGGGGAAGTCAAATACTTACATGATGCTGAAGAGCTAATCCGCCCAGAGAGGAACACATTAATTGTGAGCTTTGTGGATTTGGAGCAGTTCAATCAGCAGCTCTCTACCACTGTCCAGGAGGAGTTTTACAG AGTTTATCCTTATCTGTGTCGAGCAGTGAAGACTTTTGCCAGAGACCATGGAAATGTTCCTCCAAACAAAGACTTTTATGTTGCATTCCAAGATCTACCTACCAGACACAA AATTCGAGAATTGACATCAGCCAGAATTGGCTCTTTGATGCGTATTAGTGGACAGGTGGTACGTACCCATCCAGTTCATCCAGAGCTTGTAAGTGGAACCTTCCTGTGTCTAGACTGTCAGACAGTGATAAAAGATGTGGAGCAGCAATTTAAATATACACAGCCAAACATCTGCAGAAATCCAGTCTGTGCCAATAGAAGGAGATTCCTGCTGGACACAAACAAATCAAGATTTGTTGACTTTCAAAAG GTTCGCATTCAGGAGACGCAGGCTGAACTGCCTCGAGGAAGCATTCCTCGCAGTGTAGAAGTGATCCTGCGTGCTGAAGCGGTAGAATCAGCCCAGGCTGGTGACAAGTGTGACTTCACAGGATCGCTGATTGTTGTGCCTGATGTAGCTCAGCTATCCACCCCAG GTGTGCGTGCAGAAACTGGTTCCCGTGTCAGTGGTACAGAGGGTTATGAAACTGAAGGAATCAGAGGACTTCGTGCTCTGGGAGTCAGAGATTTGTCCTATAAACTAGTCTTCCTAGCATGTTATGTTGCTCCAACAAATCCACGG TTTGGTGGGAAAGAGCTCAGAGATGAGGAACAGACTGCAGAGAGCATTAAAAACCAGATGTCTGTAAAGGAATGGGAAAAGGTGTTTGAAATGAGCCAGGATAAAAACCTTTACCACAATCTCTGTACCAGCCTCTTCCCTACTGTACATG gtaatgATGAAGTGAAACGAGGGATTCTACTGATGCTCTTTGGAGGAGTTCCTAAGACAACTGCAGAAGGCACTTCATTGCGTGGGGACATCAACGTTTGCATTGTTGGAGATCCAAGTACAGCCAAGAGTCAGTTTCTCAA ACATGTGGAGGAATTCAGTCCCCGTGCTGTGTACACCAGTGGGAAAGCCTCCAGTGCTGCTGGTCTAACAGCTGCTGTAGTGAAAGATGAGGAGTCTCATGAATTTGTCATCGAAGCAGGAGCCCTGATGTTGGCAGATAAT GGGGTTTGTTGCATTGATGAATTTGACAAAATGGATATACGAGATCAAGTTGCCATTCATGAAGCAATGGAGCAACAGACTATATCCATAACAAAAGCAGGAGTTAAG GCTACTCTGAATGCCAGGACCTCCATTTTGGCTGCAGCAAACCCAGTTGGTGGGCGCTATGACAGATCAAAATCTCTGAAACAGAACATAAATCTGTCAGCTCCCATCATGTCCAGATTTGATCTCTTCTTCATTCTTGTGGATGAATGCAATGAG GTTACGGATTATGCCATTGCCAGGCGCATAGTAGATCTGCATTCCAGAATAGAAGAATCTGTTGATCGTGTGTATTCACTAGATGATATCAGAAGGTATCTGCTATTTGCAAGACAGTTTAAACCGAAG ATTTCTAAAGAGTCAGAGGACTTCATAGTTGAGCAGTATAAACGATTACGTCAACGGGATGGCTCTGGAGTTACGAAGTCATCCTGGAGAATCACAGTACGACAACTGGAGAGCATGATTCGACTGTCTGAAGCTATGGCCCGAATGCACTGTTGTGATGAG GTTCATCCAAAACATGTGAAGGAAGCATTCAGGTTATTAAACAAATCTATCATCAGAGTTGAGACTCCAGATGTCAATTTAGACCAAGAGGACGAACAGCAAATGGAGGATCAGGAGGCTGAAGATGGAGTCAACG GCGGTGCAGATGCTCCAGCAGGTGTCAACGGCCTTGTGAATGGGATCAGTGACCACTCTGAGGATACAAATAAAGATGCAGCCCCCAAGGCTTCCCTGAAACTTGGCTTCTCTGAATACCGCCGAATCTCTAACCTCATTGTGCTGCACCTCAGGAAAGCAGAAGAAG AAGAGGATGATTCCTCATTAAAGAAGAGTGATCTTATTAATTGGTACTTAAAGGAAATTGAATCAGAAATAGAGTCTGAAGAAGAGCTTATAAATAGAAAGAAGATCATAGAGAGAGTCATTCATCGACTTACACACTAT